GGACAGCCTGCTGGGCGGCAAGCTGCTCTATGGAGATCATGTCCGCGGCCGCATCTGGACCGCGACCTTGGATGCCGGTGGCGGTGCCCCGGTTATCGAGGAAATCTTCGATGGCTTCCCGACCGGCAACAAGGCGGGCCTGGCGAACTTCTTCACCGACTCCGCAGGTGAAGTTTACCTGATGTGCGTGAACGGCACCAACCAGCCGGGTGGAACGATCCGCAAGCTGATGAGTGCCGGGATTTCCCAAGAACCACCGCCCTTGCTCTCGCAAACCGGCATCTTCACCGACATGGCCACGCTCGCCACGGCCCCGGGAATGATCCCGTATGATGTCGCGAATCCTCTTTGGTCGGATGCCGCCGCGAAGAAGCGCTGGATCATCCTGCCGAACAACGGGACGCATGATAGCGCGGCGGAGGACATCGTCTTCAGCGAGGAAGGAAACTGGGTTTTTCCCGCGGGTACGGTGCTGGTGAAGCATTTCGAGCTGCCGGTCGACGAGCGCAATCCCTCGCTGACCCGCCGACTGGAAACACGCTTCATCATTTGCACCGAAGAGGGCGGCAAATATGGCGTGACCTACAAATGGAATACCGCCGGAACGGATGCCGAATTGCTGACTTCGGGAGATGCCGCGGATATCGAGGTCACGCTTCAGGACGGCAGTACCGAGTCCCGCCGCTGGGACTTCCCTTCGAGGGCCGATTGCCTCCTTTGCCACAATGCGGCTGCAGGCCAGGCACTCGGCTTGCGGACCCATTCGCTGAACAAGTCCTTTCACTACGAGGCGACCGGCCGCACCTCCAACCAACTGGTGACGTTCAATGCACTCGGAATGTTCGATGGCAGCCTGACGGCAACGCAGCTTAAGGACTACATCGAGGCTCGCTCGCTGGACGACGAGACAGCACCGCTTGAGCACCGGGTGCGTTCTTATCTGGACTCGAACTGCTCGCATTGCCACCGCCCCGGCGGCACCGTTGACTTCTTCGATGCCCGCCTTGGCACGCCGCTGCATGTCCAAGGGCTGATCAACGGCCTCATCCAGGGGCACTTCAACCTTGGTCCTGACGGGCGCTACCTGAAGCCTGGCGATCCGGACCTTTCCGCCCTGCATGTGCGCATGGCGAATGTGGGCAACGGCGCGGCCATGCCCCCGCTCGCAAAGAACCTCGTCGATCAAAAAGCGGTCTCTTTGCTGCAGCAGTATCTGGAAAGCCTGACCGCGGAGGAATTCCAAACCTCGCCCTCCCCGCAGGCCCGTTATGTGAGGCTCACGGCGACATCTTCTGTTGGCAATGGCCCGTGGACGAGCATCGGAGAGCTCTCGATTCTGGATGGAAATGGGGCGGCGATTCCGATTTCGGAACTCTCCGTGGCGGATGTGGATAGCGAGGAATTGATCGATGAATTCGCGCCCGCGGTGCGTGCCATCGACGGCGATCCGGATACCTTCTGGCACACGACCTATGGAGGCGGCGGCATTGACCCGCTGCCACACCACATCACTCTCGATCTCGGCTCGCAGCGGAGCGTCGGCGGCTTCGTCTACATCCCGCGCCAAGGAAATCAAAATGGCCGGATCGCCAGCTACGAAGCCGATTACAGCACGGATGGGGTGAACTGGACCCCGATGACTTCCGGCACTTGGCCGAATGGCACCGTAACGAAGCGCTTTGATGGATTGGTGGGCCAGCGCAAGGCACGCTGCCAGATCGGCGGGCCTTCCGGTACAGTGGGAGGAAACTTCGAGGTCACGGTGGTCTTCGACATGGACGTGAGCGACTTCACCCCGGCGGATCTGAATGTCAGCGGCGGAACGATTTCGGACTTCCGTGGAAAGGGATACTACTACGTGGCCACGATCACTCCCACCGGGCCGAACGTGACGGTCTCGGTCCCGGCGGACGCAGCCAACGCCCCGGGCCTGGGGAGCCGTGCTTCTTCGGCCCTCTCGCTCGGCTTTATCGATACCTTGCCACCTCTGCCGCGATTCACCGGTGTTCCTTCCTCGGCGGGCGCGAGCTTCCAAGTGGGGCTGACTTTCGATGAAGTGGTATCCGGACTTACGGCATCCGACTTCACCCTGCTCAATGCCACGCTGCAATCGGTCGTCCCGGATGGGATCGGCTACGTGCTGACCATCGTTCCCACCGGGACGGGGACGGTGGGCGTGGAGTTGCATCCGGGAGCGGTTTCGGATCTTGCCTCGAACCTGTCCGTTTCGGGAGCGTCTTTCTCGATCCCCTTCACCCCCTACGTCCTCTCCTTTGAAGCGGAGGAAGGTGCGATCACCGATGTGGGGGCCGGCAGCTTTGTCGTCGTGGCGGATGCTTCGGCAAGTGGGGGTGCTTACATCTGGTCTCCGCAGGATAGCCGGGGAGGGATATTGAACCTGAACTCCGCCTTGCGCGTGACCTACTCCGTCGTGGTCCCTCGCTCGGGCCAGTATCTGGTGCGGGGTTTGGTGCGCTCCGATGATAGCAGTAGCGACTCGCTCTTCATCGGTTTCGATGGCCAGTTGCCACCTTCGGATTGGCACACGAACCAGACAGCGGGCCAGGTGGGCTCCTTGCAGTTCCATTGGGATGTGGCCAACAGTTCCCGTCAGCCGTTCACGAATCCGACCCTCTTCACTCTCGGCGCGGGTGCCCATACCATGGAGCTCTATGCCCGGGATGACGGCACGCGGGTGGACCGCTTGGAATTGGTGCCTGTGAGGCCTTTCGCCACCTGGAGCGCCCCCGCGCTTGCGGTGCAGGGGCCCTTTACCGCCACGCTCACCTTCTCGGAAGAGGTAAGCGGCTTGGAGGCTTCGGACATTTCGGTCACGGGCGGGCAGGTTCTCTCCCTGAGCGGCAGCGGCGCTTCGTATGCCGTGCAGGTGCAGGGGACCGCTTCCCATGTCATCTTGCTCTTGCCGGAAAACGTGGTGGTGGACGCCACCATGGAAGGAAACCACGCTTCCGATCCGCTCTCCGTGATTTACCGGAGTGCCTATGATGAATGGGCGGCCTCCCACCAGGTCGATGGATCCGCGGCCTCACAACTCGCGGATGAAGATGCGGATGGCGTGGTGAAGCTGCTTGAATTTGCCTTCAACATGAATCCCGGGGCTTCTGATGCGACGGTTTATGATCCCGGAACAATTCCCGGATCCGGGCTTCCCCGCCTGATCGCCACACCGGGCGTGCCGGATGGGACCCGTCTTTCGCTCCAATACCTGCGCCGGAAGGGAGTGCCGGGCCTTCATTACGTTCCCCAGTTCGGCGCCAGCCTGGGAGACTTCGCCGATGCCGCTTCCGCGCCGGTTGTGGAGAGCATCGATGACCAATGGGAGCGGGTCACGGTGCCTGATCCCGCGGGGGCCGGTGATGGCCGGCGCTTCGGCAGGGTGGTCGTTACGATCGACCCGCCTTGACCGGACGGGGACCTAACGGCATGGTGCGCGCGATGTCCGCCAAGAAATCGGTCCTTTTTATCTGCACGGGAAACACCTGCCGCAGTCCGATGGCCGAAAGTCTTTTCCGCAAGGCCGTGGAGAAGCGCGGTGACTTCATCGTGCAATCGGCCGGAGTGGCTGCTTATCCAGGGGACAAGGCGAACCCGGAGACCGTGAAACTCCTCTCCAGCCGGGGAATTGCCGTCGATGGCTTCCGCAGCCAGCCGCTTTCCGAAGAACTGGTGGAGCAGGCGACCCATATTTTCGCGATGACCTCCGGCCATCTGGAGGCGCTGGAAAACCTTTTTCCGGATTATTCGGACAAATTCTACCTGACCTGTGAATTCGTGGAAATCCCCGGCAGGGGAGTCGCGGCGGATGTCCCGGACCCCATCGGCATGGGCCGGAAGGCCTACGAAGAAACCGCGAAGACGCTGGATCTGGCGATCCCGACCCTGATTGCCTTCATCGATCAGACTTGGCAGGGGGATTGACGGGGATTTCCGGCCGGGGACCTCTCGGGGGTTGCATTTCAGCTACCCCCGGTTCATGTCCTGCCGCCCCAAGCGATCACCATGAGCCAGAAGTCCCTGCGTATTGCCCTCGGCGCCGATCACGGCGGAGTTGACCTGAAGGATGCCCTCGTCGCCCACCTGAAGGCCGCGGGCCATGAGGTGACGGATTTCGGAACGCAAGGCCATGAATCGGTGGACTATGCGGACTTTGCGAATCTGGTGGGCCGCTCGGTTTCCGACGGGACCCAGGATTTCGGCGTCCTCTGCTGTACCTCCGGTGTGGGCGTGAGCATCGCCGCGAACCGCCACCGCCACGTCCGCGCGGCCAATGTCCGTACGGTCGAGGAAGCGGTCACCACCCGCCAGCACAACGACGCGAACGTCCTCTGCCTGGGTGCCAAGACCGTGGATGCCGCGACCGCCACCGCGATGGTGGATGCTTTCCTCGGCACGGCCTTCGAAGGTGGCCGCCACGAAGTCCGCGTCTGCAAGTCTTCCGGCTCCCGCATCGCTGAGACCGATCCTGATCTCTACGCCGCCATCGTCGCGGAAGAGAAGCGCCAGCGGAACAATATCGAGCTGATCGCTTCGGAGAACTTTGCCTCTCCCGCCGTGATGGAGGCCCAAGGGTCCGTACTGACCAACAAGTATGCCGAGGGCTATCCCGGCAAGCGCTGGTATGGCGGCTGCGAGAACGTCGACGTGGTCGAGCAACTCGCCATCGACCGGGCCAAGAAGCTTTTCGGTGCCGAGCACGCGAACGTGCAGCCGCATTCCGGTTCCCAAGCGAACACCGCCGTTTATTTCTCCGTGCTGAAGCCGGGTGACAAGATCCTGACGATGGATCTTTCCCATGGCGGTCACCTGACCCACGGCCACAAGGCAAACTTCTCCGGCAAGTTCTACGAAGTCGTTCACTACGGCGTGAGCAAGGAAGACGAGCAGATCGACTACGATCACCTCGCCGAACTGGCCCGCGAGACGAAGCCCGCCCTCATCACCTGCGGTGCCAGTGCTTACTCCCGCGTCATCGACTTCGCGCGGATGGCACAGATCGCCCGTGAGGTGGGTGCCTACCTTTTCGTGGACATGGCGCACATCGCAGGTTTGGTCGCTGCCGGAGTCCATCCGAACCCCGTGCCGCACGCGGATTTCGTGACCTCCACCACTCACAAGTCCCTGCGCGGTCCGCGCGGCGGCATCATCTTGTGTAAGGAAGAGTTCGCGAAGAAGATCGACGCTCAAGTGTTCCCGGGCATCCAGGGCGGCCCGCTGATGCACGTGATCGCGGCGAAGGCCGTCTGTTTCGGCGAGGCTCTGAAGCCGGACTTCAAGGATTACCAGGCACAGATCGTGAAGAACGCGCAGGCGCTCGCCGCACGCCTCACCAGCCATGGTTACCGCATCGTCTCCGGCGGCACCGACAACCACGTGATGATGGTCGACCTTCGTCCGAAGGGTCTCAACGGTGCCGATGCCTCGCACGCTCTCGATGAAGCAGGCATCACGGTGAACAAGAACTCAATCCCCTTCGACACCGGTACACCGATGAAGCCGAGCGGTATCCGCATCGGCACGCCGGCCGTGACCACCCGCGGCATGAAGGAAAAGGACGTGGAGCAAGTGGCAGACTTCATCGCCGAAGCGCTGGGCGCGATTGGTGACGAGCCGAAGCTTCACGCGATCCGTGACAAGGTGTTCGCATTCAACCGCGCTTTCCCCATGCCGATGTAAGGCCTGGCGGCTATTGTCGCTTTAACAAGGGGCCGTCCGGGAAACCGGACGGCCCTTTGCTTTGAGGATGGAAGATCTTCCCGGAGACCTTCGAGGGTGGAATCTGCCAGGTCTTTCAAAACGCAAAAGGGCCGCCCGGTTTCCCGGACGGCCCTTTGACTTCAACCCAATAGGTATCCCGTAAACTCTTCAGGGAATGTCCGCGCGGAGGCGGGCGAAGACCTTGCTGCCCGTTGCCAAGGCCCGCGGGATGCGGACGGTGACGACGTCGATCCCTGCACCGGCCCCGTCGTTGACGGTGTTGATCACCACCGGGGTGGCGACGGGAGCTCCGGCCACTGCCTTCGTCCAACCGCTGAGGCTGGAGCCGTATTCCACATACGGTTGCTGGGAAGCGGCGAGGCTCATCGAGGCATCCGTGCGGCGGAATTCGAAGTTCAGGTAGGTCGCATCCGTGGTGACCTTCGGCAGGTTTGCATTCGAGTCGGAGCCCGGGCCGGAGGGATCGGTGCCGAGGACGAACTCAAGGGCATTGGCGATGCCATCTCCATCGGAGTCCACGCTGCCGCCGGCACCGGGGATGCCATTGGCGCTGGCCCAATCGCTATAAGGATCGGAAACGCCGCCGCTGGTGATAATGATCTGGCCCGGGGTAGCATAGCTCAACGAGTAGCCGGAAGGCAGGCCGGTGACGGTGGCGAAGGCACCTGTCAGCGAGCCGCTGTAGGTGGCGATCACGTAGTTCGGCAACGTGGCAGCGGCGAGCTGCGAGACAGCCAGGGTGCCGCCGCTCACGTCGAGATCTCCGGTCACAGCCAGCGTGTCGGTGTTTCCTCCATCGATCTCGCAGGCGTAGGTGCCGAGGATCGTGGTGGCTCCGGCGGCGAAGGTGCCGGCGGATGTTCCCGGAGCGATCGTGCCAGCTGCTTCCACGATGAGCGGGCCTGCCACCGAGCCGGTGCCGCCCAGCACACCCGCAGTCACGGTGGTGTTGCCGGTGTAGCCGTTCGCGGCATTCATCAGCATGGTGCCGGTGCCGGTCTTGGTCAGGTGGGCCGCGGCACTTGCGTTGTCCGCGGAGGAGTTGAGCAGGCGGGTCGCGACTGTCAGATCCGCCCCGGTGGCCACGTCAGCCACATCGAAGCCGATGGTTCCGACGAGGTGATGACCGAAGGTTCCAGCTGCGGTGATGAGGGATGGCGAGCTGCCGCCCACGGTGACGTTGCCTTTCAGCTCGAAGCCTTGGTAGCCGCCGGGAGCCGTGGTGCGCGTATCCGTCACGGTGCCGCCGTTCAGCGTGAGGGCACCGAGCACGTTGTAGTTGTTCGCCGCAAGGGTCGCGCCGGTATTCACCACGATGCCGGGCAGGTTTGCGGGAGCGGCCGCGCCATTGCCGAGGACGTTGTTGATGCCGAAGGCAAGCGTGCCTCCGTTCAGGGTGATCGAGCGACTTGCCATGCCCGCTCCCAAGCCACCGAGGCCGGAAGTCGTGGCGTTGCCTTGGCCGGTCACGGTCACGGTGCCTGCTTCCACCGAGAGATTGCCAGTGAAGCTGCTGCCGCCGGTCGGGATCGTCAAGGAGCCCGCGCCGATCTTGCTATAGCTGCCCGAGCCAACCATGACGGCAGGGATCGAGAGGTTGCCCGCTCCGCCGACCTGATTGCCGGTGCCCACCAGGGCCAGACGGGAGATAACTGCCGTGGCGCTGCCATCGATCCCCGCGCCCGTGACAGTGACGGTAGGTGCGGTGGTAAAGCCGGTACCTGCTGCCGTGGTGGTGATCGTGGTGATGGCTCCTCCGCTGACCGCCGCGGTGGCGGCAGCGCCGGTGCCTGCACTGAAGGCAAGGGTCGGAGCTGCGGTGTAACCCGATCCGGCGGCCACTACACGGACCCCGGCGAGACCGTTCGAGAGCGTGCCGGTGGTGGTGAGGTTGGTGTTGGTGAGCAAGCCGCCGTTGTTGAGGGTCACCGGCTCGTTGATCGTCACGCCGGCGATGTCCAAAGTTGCGCCTGCCGCCACCGAGGTTCCGTTGATGTCGGCTGCGCCGATGGCATTGCCCCAGCCCAGTGCCCGGTCGGAGCCTGCTTGCAGCGTGCCTTCGTTGATGTTCGTTGCGCCCGTGTAGCTGTTTGCTCCGGTGAAGCGCATCGTGCCGATACCGGCCTTGTTGGTCGCACCGCCGCCGGTGACATTGCTGCTGACCAGCAGGTCAGCCGCGCTGCTTGCGGTAACGTCCTCGATGGTCCAGTTGGTGGCGTTTTGATTGGTAACGGTGGCGGCGATGGTGGTGGGCAGGAGGCCGGTCACCAGCCAGTTGCTTGCGTTGCTGGAGCGGATATCGGAGCCGCCGTTGATCGTGGCTCCGTTCAGGGTCAAGTTATTGAAGTATTGCTCCTGATTGATCGTCATCGTCCCCTGGTTGATGAAGAACGATTCGGTAAACGCGGCATTGCTGCCCCCGAAGGCGTGGTTGGATCCTTGTGGAATGATCAGCGTAGCGCCTTGGTTCACCGTCACGATCCCCGCACCCTCCATCCGGTTGGTGCCGAAACCACCGCCGGGTGATGCGACTTGGGCGATCACGGTCCCACCATCGATGGTCAGGTTCGTGGGGAGCAGTGTCGCGCCAGCGCCCAAGGTCAGCGTGCCACTGCCCTTCTTCAGGATCGTACCGGTGCTGCCTGCGGTGGCCGCGCGGCTATAGGTGAGATTGCCGGAGCGATTGAACTCTACCGTCGATCCTTCCGGGATGGTGATGCCACCGGTTTCACCGATGGAGCCGGTGCTGCCGCCATTGCCTACGATGAGGTTACCGGCGGTGATGTTGATGGTGCCGAACTTGTTGTCGTTCAGGATCGTCAGATCGCCGGTGCTGTTCTTGGTCAGCGGCGCACCACCGACGATGGATCCGGTGCCGGAGAAGGTGTAGGCCTTGGTGCCATCGATCGTGAGCGAGCCCGGAGTGACATTGCCGACCACGGAGATATTCGCCGCGTTGTTTCCGGAATCGTCGAAGACGACGTTGTCGTATTGGAAGAACTTCTGGCCACCCGCGAAGTTGGCGGTCGAGTTCACGTTCCAGACATTGCCGGTGCCATCGCCGCCCCAGACCAGATTGCCGGGGTTCGCGGTGCCGGTGACGTTGAGATGGACCTCACCTTGAGTGGTATTGTCGATCGCGAAGCTCAGCCCGCGGACCTGAAGACCGGGATCCAGCGTCGGCGCTCCCGTGCGGGTGCCGGCATAGACGGCGAGGATGTGAGTGGCTGCTACCGGAGTCGTGCTGAAGGTGGGGCTGACCACCGCGCTGGCGCCGAAGCTCACGTTGTCGAAGACCGAGACGAGGTCGGAGGTGACCGGATCCCCGCTCGCATTCAGATCAAGCAGGATCGGGCCATTGAATGTGGTTGTGGTTCCGAGGTCACCAAAGTCGAGCACTCCGACGCTGCCAGAGGTGGCTCCAGGAGACACCGCGCCGTTGATGGTCGGGATACCGGTGACGCGTCCGATGCCGCTCAGCGTGCCGCCCGTGCGGGTGAAGCTGCCGCTGAAGTTATTCGTGAGGGCGTTCACGACAAAATTGCCCGCACCGGTGACGTTGAGATTGCCGGTGCCGGTGATCTGGCCAGTGGAAGTCGTGACGGTACCCGCGGGGATATCGATGGTGGAAGTGGTCGCGGGATTCAGGGTGAAAGGTGCGGACCAAGTGCCATTGCCGGCGGCGCGCAAGGTGCCGCCATTCAGGAGGAACTTGTCGTCGACGCTCGCCGTGGTGATCGCTCCGGCTACTTCGGCCACACCATTGCTGGAGAGGGTGAAGCTATCGTTGCGGGTCGCCGAGTTGCCGTTGGCATCCACGGCGATGGAGGCGGCTTTCAGGGTAGCGGTGCCTGCGCCGCCTCCGACGATCATGTCTCCCTGGCCGTCCCAGCCGACGTTCACGGCCGTGATGGAGGCATCCAAGGTGCCGCCGGAAAGGTTATACATCGAGCCAGGGCTCACACCGTTGTCCCAGTGGCCGATACGGAAGCCGGTGCCGCCCGAGGCGACCGTCACCAGACCACCGGTCTGCTCGACCTTGCCCCCGTTGCCGGCACCTTGCCCGATGTCAAAGAACCGCGTGGTGACGTTGGCTCCGTCGCCAATTGCGAAGATGCCGGGCACTGCTGCTGCATTGGCGTTCG
This portion of the Luteolibacter luteus genome encodes:
- a CDS encoding Ig-like domain-containing protein; the encoded protein is MKPLGRGLKFFPFFAACLASAFPWHAGAQTGGLDAPQAVAPFFGNVFPASAPGQATGWETVNAFPNLTFVDPLCLTEIPGSNELLLVGKNGQIWRFENNPAVTQGQVVKVLEWVANTQSSEDQGFYSLVFHPEFGQAGSPNANYVFVCYNHRPSLAGADANHSFWRVSRFTWQTGSGTLDPGSEFVLMNQYDRCRWHNGGAMFFGNDGFLYIDCGDGGDSGEGGGLTGPDGALSRTQRLDWGLFSGVFRIDVNNDPAKSHAIRRQPQSPTNKPAGWPDSFTQGYGIPNDNPWLDAGGSILEEYHSLGLRSPHTMHYDAVTGDIWIGDVGEGAREEMTLAPKGSNAQWGFMEGSVGGPGVTPSPVIGTSTSPVIDYNRNTGTCIIGGMRYRGTKWDSLLGGKLLYGDHVRGRIWTATLDAGGGAPVIEEIFDGFPTGNKAGLANFFTDSAGEVYLMCVNGTNQPGGTIRKLMSAGISQEPPPLLSQTGIFTDMATLATAPGMIPYDVANPLWSDAAAKKRWIILPNNGTHDSAAEDIVFSEEGNWVFPAGTVLVKHFELPVDERNPSLTRRLETRFIICTEEGGKYGVTYKWNTAGTDAELLTSGDAADIEVTLQDGSTESRRWDFPSRADCLLCHNAAAGQALGLRTHSLNKSFHYEATGRTSNQLVTFNALGMFDGSLTATQLKDYIEARSLDDETAPLEHRVRSYLDSNCSHCHRPGGTVDFFDARLGTPLHVQGLINGLIQGHFNLGPDGRYLKPGDPDLSALHVRMANVGNGAAMPPLAKNLVDQKAVSLLQQYLESLTAEEFQTSPSPQARYVRLTATSSVGNGPWTSIGELSILDGNGAAIPISELSVADVDSEELIDEFAPAVRAIDGDPDTFWHTTYGGGGIDPLPHHITLDLGSQRSVGGFVYIPRQGNQNGRIASYEADYSTDGVNWTPMTSGTWPNGTVTKRFDGLVGQRKARCQIGGPSGTVGGNFEVTVVFDMDVSDFTPADLNVSGGTISDFRGKGYYYVATITPTGPNVTVSVPADAANAPGLGSRASSALSLGFIDTLPPLPRFTGVPSSAGASFQVGLTFDEVVSGLTASDFTLLNATLQSVVPDGIGYVLTIVPTGTGTVGVELHPGAVSDLASNLSVSGASFSIPFTPYVLSFEAEEGAITDVGAGSFVVVADASASGGAYIWSPQDSRGGILNLNSALRVTYSVVVPRSGQYLVRGLVRSDDSSSDSLFIGFDGQLPPSDWHTNQTAGQVGSLQFHWDVANSSRQPFTNPTLFTLGAGAHTMELYARDDGTRVDRLELVPVRPFATWSAPALAVQGPFTATLTFSEEVSGLEASDISVTGGQVLSLSGSGASYAVQVQGTASHVILLLPENVVVDATMEGNHASDPLSVIYRSAYDEWAASHQVDGSAASQLADEDADGVVKLLEFAFNMNPGASDATVYDPGTIPGSGLPRLIATPGVPDGTRLSLQYLRRKGVPGLHYVPQFGASLGDFADAASAPVVESIDDQWERVTVPDPAGAGDGRRFGRVVVTIDPP
- a CDS encoding low molecular weight protein arginine phosphatase, with protein sequence MSAKKSVLFICTGNTCRSPMAESLFRKAVEKRGDFIVQSAGVAAYPGDKANPETVKLLSSRGIAVDGFRSQPLSEELVEQATHIFAMTSGHLEALENLFPDYSDKFYLTCEFVEIPGRGVAADVPDPIGMGRKAYEETAKTLDLAIPTLIAFIDQTWQGD
- the rpiB gene encoding ribose 5-phosphate isomerase B codes for the protein MSQKSLRIALGADHGGVDLKDALVAHLKAAGHEVTDFGTQGHESVDYADFANLVGRSVSDGTQDFGVLCCTSGVGVSIAANRHRHVRAANVRTVEEAVTTRQHNDANVLCLGAKTVDAATATAMVDAFLGTAFEGGRHEVRVCKSSGSRIAETDPDLYAAIVAEEKRQRNNIELIASENFASPAVMEAQGSVLTNKYAEGYPGKRWYGGCENVDVVEQLAIDRAKKLFGAEHANVQPHSGSQANTAVYFSVLKPGDKILTMDLSHGGHLTHGHKANFSGKFYEVVHYGVSKEDEQIDYDHLAELARETKPALITCGASAYSRVIDFARMAQIAREVGAYLFVDMAHIAGLVAAGVHPNPVPHADFVTSTTHKSLRGPRGGIILCKEEFAKKIDAQVFPGIQGGPLMHVIAAKAVCFGEALKPDFKDYQAQIVKNAQALAARLTSHGYRIVSGGTDNHVMMVDLRPKGLNGADASHALDEAGITVNKNSIPFDTGTPMKPSGIRIGTPAVTTRGMKEKDVEQVADFIAEALGAIGDEPKLHAIRDKVFAFNRAFPMPM
- a CDS encoding beta strand repeat-containing protein; protein product: MKSANSSLRTSLLNAALLTAVAHFPAAHAATLYFDTNGATAGSGNAAGTWDSGTNWTADSAGASATVGWTNGESAVFSAGTDGTAVKAVTLAGAVATPSILLEEVGLVNITGGTIDITGGSVFNSSVLGATTGRSLTWTPVITGTGNLTLAVNGDTSATGGGSNTIFALTGASDFTGDVIITSGVVNANSVLGNASNKVILNGGGLVDPNLNIAFPRNLEIGAAGGVIRNHGNVNNFRLQGTLSGSGELRRTDGGTTILTGSGSGFTGALNLQRGTTQIGDGTQTTNLVPNTTGITLGDASGAATVRYNLDSSFTLTTPVSFPNTGSAFHWQGKDLDDTLSVNTAFGGATAANGTIRVNSGTLSFGSGAVVNAANLQTANTPNANAAAVPGIFAIGDGANVTTRFFDIGQGAGNGGKVEQTGGLVTVASGGTGFRIGHWDNGVSPGSMYNLSGGTLDASITAVNVGWDGQGDMIVGGGAGTATLKAASIAVDANGNSATRNDSFTLSSNGVAEVAGAITTASVDDKFLLNGGTLRAAGNGTWSAPFTLNPATTSTIDIPAGTVTTSTGQITGTGNLNVTGAGNFVVNALTNNFSGSFTRTGGTLSGIGRVTGIPTINGAVSPGATSGSVGVLDFGDLGTTTTFNGPILLDLNASGDPVTSDLVSVFDNVSFGASAVVSPTFSTTPVAATHILAVYAGTRTGAPTLDPGLQVRGLSFAIDNTTQGEVHLNVTGTANPGNLVWGGDGTGNVWNVNSTANFAGGQKFFQYDNVVFDDSGNNAANISVVGNVTPGSLTIDGTKAYTFSGTGSIVGGAPLTKNSTGDLTILNDNKFGTINITAGNLIVGNGGSTGSIGETGGITIPEGSTVEFNRSGNLTYSRAATAGSTGTILKKGSGTLTLGAGATLLPTNLTIDGGTVIAQVASPGGGFGTNRMEGAGIVTVNQGATLIIPQGSNHAFGGSNAAFTESFFINQGTMTINQEQYFNNLTLNGATINGGSDIRSSNASNWLVTGLLPTTIAATVTNQNATNWTIEDVTASSAADLLVSSNVTGGGATNKAGIGTMRFTGANSYTGATNINEGTLQAGSDRALGWGNAIGAADINGTSVAAGATLDIAGVTINEPVTLNNGGLLTNTNLTTTGTLSNGLAGVRVVAAGSGYTAAPTLAFSAGTGAAATAAVSGGAITTITTTAAGTGFTTAPTVTVTGAGIDGSATAVISRLALVGTGNQVGGAGNLSIPAVMVGSGSYSKIGAGSLTIPTGGSSFTGNLSVEAGTVTVTGQGNATTSGLGGLGAGMASRSITLNGGTLAFGINNVLGNGAAAPANLPGIVVNTGATLAANNYNVLGALTLNGGTVTDTRTTAPGGYQGFELKGNVTVGGSSPSLITAAGTFGHHLVGTIGFDVADVATGADLTVATRLLNSSADNASAAAHLTKTGTGTMLMNAANGYTGNTTVTAGVLGGTGSVAGPLIVEAAGTIAPGTSAGTFAAGATTILGTYACEIDGGNTDTLAVTGDLDVSGGTLAVSQLAAATLPNYVIATYSGSLTGAFATVTGLPSGYSLSYATPGQIIITSGGVSDPYSDWASANGIPGAGGSVDSDGDGIANALEFVLGTDPSGPGSDSNANLPKVTTDATYLNFEFRRTDASMSLAASQQPYVEYGSSLSGWTKAVAGAPVATPVVINTVNDGAGAGIDVVTVRIPRALATGSKVFARLRADIP